TAGCTGATTGGTTTATAAAACGTCAGAAAAATGGTAATCTGCTGTCATCAGTGTTTCCAGAAGCCTGATTGTGTTGAAGATCTTCAGTTTACTGCcacagaggagtgaagaaaccagaaagctctcacatttcagaagcttgATTCAGACAATTTTGACCTTTTCTTtcataaataaacaacttaGATTTAGTATCAAAATAGCTGGCGATATATTTTAAGGTGCAGCatgtaagaatttcagttgataactttaaaaaacaactaaattgATGCGGGAGAAATAACTATCTATGTATTGTTTTTGAGAGACTGACTGAGGATgctatgctaaccagctagcttcCGGCTTGTCATGGTCCAAAACTCCTATGTTAGCTAGTGTGACATGCAAaggctcccagtctggaccactagctgcatggctaactgagctaactactGAATGGCAGCCACAGATAagagcagttagcggttacccTGGTGATACGCTACCCCCGCCTATCGGTTTGGAGCATGAATTTCGACAGGTGGCCgactcttacatattgcacctttaaaaagtTGACTGATCGATTGACCGTTGCAGCTCTGAAGCCAGTGGAGTCGGGCACCTGCAGGTCCCTCCGCGTCGATCACTCCCGGGCTGTTTAAGACAAATAGCGCAAACATCTCAAGATTAAGGACTTGGTCTCAGATGTTAACTTAATCACATCCGCACACCaagcgaggaaaaaaaagaaaaaaaaaacagttggcgATTTTTGCCACCCAGGACAGAAAACCTGGCAGTCAGCACTTGGTAGGCAACATGAGGTAACAGACAGAGCTCCCAAAGGGCCACACACACTAGTCCgaaaccacagaggaagaagattaAGAAATAAAACCCCTTTTTAATTCTATAAGTCAAAGTTAAGAATCCTTTTCTGTAGGTTCATTTAGTTGgtgtttccttctctcctcctctaacTGTGGGCCACCTGCAGGCACACCCTCCCTCAGAGGGTCACTTCCCTTACACAGTATATTTAAGTGGATTTAAGGGGCACTCTAGTGATTTTGTGTTGCACTTTCATACATTTTCGGGGAAATAATGGTGAAAACTGAGATGACCAAGGCCTGacttttagtttttaatatGGGCTGAGTTCCAAAAATGTCTGGTGAGTGCCTCCTTCTATCAAACCCCACAACTTCAACTTATAATACAGGCTTTCAGGCTGAGTTGTACGTCTTGAAAAGTAGACTTAATTTGATGagtaaaaaaaactgatggAGCGTCCCTTTAATtcatctgtatctgtttttgtctgacagACTATCTGTCCAGGATCATCACCAGTCACTCCGTTCGGGCGTGCGACGGGCACCCTCTGCGGCTCCACTGTCCGCGTCACTCCACCATCTCCATCCAGTCGGCCTTCTACGGGACGGGCGAGGCGACGCTGTGCGGGGCGGACCCTCCGCTCAGAGcccacaacaaccacagctgctcagCTTTTACTGCCCTACAGGTGCGTTTTATAGATGGGATAcgcagcacttttttttttttactctccctGGGTCAGTTGTAAGTTGGTGGGTGTTCAACAGCCAATTTATTTTCTCCCCAtatgtgttttagttttgtaGCGAACGCACTCTTAGACGATGACAGTTTCCTTCTGATCACTGTGCTCGCATCTAATCCTGACTGTCCCTGGTGTGTGCCGTGCAGAAGCTCCTGTCAGAGTGTCAGAGCTACAGAGACTGCCAGCTGCCTGTCAACCACCTGCTGTTCGGGAAGGACCCCTGCCCCGGCACCACCAAATACCTCCACGTGGACTACAAGTGTAAACCAAGTGAGTTGAGCAGCTCAGTTCTCCCCCCTCAGTTTCCCACTGCAAGCGTCCCCATTACCttgtcatccttttttttttgtctcccccCACCCTCGCTCAGCTGAACACAAAAGACATGTGGTGTGCGATGGGGGGATGATGATCCTGCGCTGCAAGCCCCCCAGGGTCCTGAACATCTACGCAGCTGTCTATGGTAGAAGCCTGGGCGAGAGTGGCACCTGCCCCTCGCACCTGACCAGACCACCCCCGTTCGGTGAGTCTGAACTGAATATTCAGATgattgcttgtttgttttttaagtaagTTATATAATGTCtcagtgaaagaggaaaagGTTTGAGTAAAAGAAGTTGCAGCATGCCAAACAGATAATCAGCTTTAGTGCGACATTGTGCAAtaggttttgtttgtagtcgGCACCTACGTTAAGTTTGACAAATTGGTACAGACCTGGGCTTTGTGTTTACAACAGTGGTGAAACTGTGTGGGGGATGCCAAATGGCACagaatgccaatttctacatagtTCACTTCCTTTTAGAGGCCAAACAGGAAATATGGAAAACATTTAATCtattcaattttttattttttattttaaagctttaagACCATCTCTGTTTTAATTAGCAGTTTGTattgatattgtttttaaaacttgATTTTCTTTAATGAAGTCAAATTATGCGTATGTGTTAGAAATAGTTTATTGAGTGTCAGTGTGGGGGGGAACCTGGATATGTTACGGTTGCTCCTTTTAGAACAGAAATATCACACTACAGATATAAACAAGATATAAACAGAGAAGGATAATGAGACACAAGAGTAAGTAagaacaaatatataaaaggcaaaaaatatcaagatgattaaaaaacatatatgtgCATTAGAACTGTAACATGTGACAGCTTTACTAACTACAGTGTAGATACTACCGAGTAATACtacaatatgtaataattgCCTATAATCTGACACTTTATTTGAGTCTCCAAAATAAATGCATCTACTTAACAGTGCCTGTGAAATTCGACAACAGACATGATGTGAACGGATTGTAACGTGgcgcgcaaaaaaaaaagagaccttCCCCGACTGTACTGTGGACTTCTATGTCGGGGACTGGGCTCAGATTTTCCACTGCAGCCCAAAGCATGTGACTTGATGCACGTTCTCGAGTGCCTCTTCCCCGAcgcctctctctgcttctctgacCGAGAGCGACAGTCCCACCGAGACTCTGCATCTGCCAGTGACGATGCAAATGCCAGGGATTAGCGTctgaaacccttttttttttttcaaaatctcaACAGACATTTGAACAATAGGAGGACaaacacaggtgttactaataacgCCTAAGTGTCCCAATAAGCAGTGACAGCGTGAAGGATGCCAGAGCAGATGAACGGAATTCATCGTTAGCGTTATTGTGTAcagctgttttcctcctgaGACATGACTCAGTGCGTCTTCTATCCAAAAATGGGCCCCGTGGCAGACGATGACATAAGTGAAGGGCCCCGTGGAGATATCAGCTCGAACCTGCTCATTAGAACCAGAAAATTTGCTTCACAGCGCGCAGCGACGGGGATTTTTACGGGGCAACGGGGTCTCAATTAAAGAGagaacaaagcaaaaacaatgcagcagattccccccacacacagcatgtgtttcgaaatgtaaaagcagaaaaaggcacaggtgtaactaataaCGTCAGTAATGGCCGCATTCCATTCCGCTGTCGGTAGTGTTATTGAGcgcacctgtgcttttcctggTGCGGCGGGCCAAAAAGCGTCTGCTCCGGAAAAAAAAGGGCCTATAGGAGAGAGGTTTATGATGGATTCTTCCAAATTGTACTAATACTGCAATGCCATGACACACTTCTTGAAATGCATTTGGACATCTGAACTAACTCAGAAGCACTGAGTTAAGTATTTGCTTCGTGTGttcaaaaaaaatacaaaaaatacaccAGATGGCTGCCAAAAAGTGATCTCATTGTAGTTAAATTATAACCAAAGTCCTGCAAAATACTGAATCAGTGGTTTGGGTATTGCAGCTGAAGTAACCTACATATGAAGTAGAGCCTTGTTCCAAAGTTTAGAGagtattttacacacacacacacacacacacacacacacacacacacacacacacacacacacacacactgttcactgttTCTTATTCACTGACtggctctctctgctgttcCCCACAGAGTGTCTGAACCACGAGGCTGTGCACCTCGTGTCCAAGTCCTGCTACGGCAAACAGAAGTGCGCCGTTGCTGTCGGCAACCAGACCTTTAGGGACCCCTGCTTTCCAGGAACCAGGAAGTACCTCAGCGTGGTCTATTCTTGTGGTGCGACTCTCCCTGCTTCCTCATTCACAAGATGCAATTACGCACTCCGGTGATGAATTAGAGAAAAGTGGGTGGTGGGGTTGGGTTCAAAATAGGAGCAGGCCTGCAGTTCACGTCAcgcctgtttttgtttttatcgctcttttttattcattatgtgACAGTGAACGCTTGTAGCTTTCCCCCTGGCGGGATTGTTATCTGCCGATCTTCGCCATCAGCTGTTCTTATCATCATCACACCCAGCAACAACACAGTAGCCGGGGAATAATGGGGACTGTGAGCTCAGATGTGCGTGGTTGGTTGGGGGAGGCGGCTGACATCCTGGTAAACTTCCTACGATTGGCACAAATGCCAGTGAGGTCATTGCGGCGACATTGTTCGCGTGTCATAATTTTGGAGAGCAGACTTCAGCCATGGCGTTGGTGTCTCGTCGTCTCCATCTCATTCGAGAGAAAACAATGTGTGTTAACCTTGTAGACCggtaatcaaaaaaaaaacactagaggaaaaaaaacattcccaaTGTGAGAATGTCATTCCATTGTGGGCCCGGTTTGTGTGTGGGAAGCGGGCACGATGTTACCGTAGAGTCCAGATCAGTGTTTCCACATGCAGTGTaaagactctctctctccctgtagTACCGCAGGCTTTATTGAAAGAGGCAGACCCTCGCATATTCAGCTCCACCCCATCTCCCACTGTGGACACAGAAAAAGGTAACTGCATCACGATCTGTTGCAATTACAGCTTTTCtgtggcaattttttttttttttactttttattcaaCCATACAATTTGTCGTGCTTTCCATGATTTagttttataatttttttctaCACATAAATCTTCATTGAAGTGTTTGTCCGTATGTCTGTTCATGACTGTCCTGGCTTATATCGTTAAGTTGTCACGGTGGGTGTTTCATTTCTTGAGACCAGCTGTGTATTGGTGACGCTGGGCTTCACGACTCCTTGTGTTGAAATGCCAtgacagttttaaaatgttgaaagcTAACTCTGGTCGGTGCAACAGGGGCTGTGGTAGAATCTGGTGCTGTAACagtaaaaaatgtcttttattatAAAATTACTGTTATTTAAGGTAACCTCTTTTCtattttactaaaaaaaatctgtattttgatACGCAAATGTTGCAGATTGATTGGATAATTATATGTTGTATAAATAACATAAGTATAAGTTTGCGACCTTTAATTTGCAgacttcagatgtttttgtgcatCGAAAATGTTCATTTCTACAAAAAAATTTGACCATAAAATTACGTACAAAAAATGAATACAGGGGAAAGCTGTAATTTACagcaattaatttttttttaattttgcagtattttatgggaaatgtttggtcACTTTTGCAGACGGACATTTgactgtttatttatatttttaagaaaCCAagaccaaaaaaacccaaacaaaaaaaaaactgatttaaagggacaccatgtagttttggagacgAAATTGACGGTGGTGACGATGTGTCTGTAAGAAAGTCCATTTCATCTGTATTGAACTGTGACCTCCTTCACCTTTTGTTGCCATTGTTTTGCATTCTGTGGCGTTTCTAATCTCACATCCTAATTCTGATCTGCTCCTCTGGCAGATGTGGAGGAGCCTCTCTCCAAAGGGTCCAAACGGCCGGTCAACTCAGGAGCCATGATGAGCAACTCTCTGCTGACCTACGCCTACATCAGAGGTAAACGCCGCTCAAAAGCTTACCCACGCTCGTGAACCTGTTTTAagcatctcctccctccttcccttcctcacACAGAGCACCCGGAGATGGCGGCGCTGCTGTTCACCTCCAGCGTGTGCGTCGGCCTCCTGCTCACGCTGCTGGCCGTCTCGGTCCGGGTGACCTGCAGGTGGAGCCGGGTCAGCCGAGGCGACGGACGCGCACCCAAGTCACGCAGCCAGACTGtgaaccaccaccaccaccaccaccaacaccagcaggaggaggaggaggaggaggaggaggaggatgacgaggatgaagatgatggagaggaaacagaaagctCTTTGATCTCGGCAACAGAAAGGAAGGCGATACAGGACTGGGAGGAAGTGACTTATGTGAGCGAGGCCGCCGAGCGGGCGGAGAGGATCGAGCGCAGAGAGATGATCATCCAGGAGATATGGATGAACGCCTATCTGAACGGCAGCTCGTGTTAACAAAACTGGGACCTTAAGGAGCGTGTCCAGGATTCTCAACAGCTGTTCCCAGCCTTGAATTATTCACAAAGCaagatgttattgttttttttgttttttttacattttaaagcagtttattgtgtgttttgacatttttaaggaGCACTCAGTTTATGAAGAATGTCATTTTATTGGGTTATACTGCAATACTAGCCAGTTTTTAGGGGATCAGCAGGgttcaaatgtgtaaaatgggCGGTCttgtacattttctgtaattgtttaaatgtatttatgcaCATTCTTCACCAAATGAAGCTAGGGTTTCAGGTTGAAATTCTGTTtactgccataaaaaaaaaaggtaaaatctttttttaacagaagtCACATAGATGCCACATTGATTCACATCGAGTCAATTGTTTTTATGTCGCTCGATACCATTCATTTGCCTCACAGGATTTACAATCCATATATTATACAAGACCCTTTATCCTCAGACCgtttgtttttgatgagggAAACACCTGGAAGAAAAAACTTTGTCTGGGAAAAATTGAAGAAACTGCATCCCAGAAGATCTCTCTTCCGGGATGGACAGACATGACTTGTGAGTCCCAAATAAACCAACGACTAACTGAAAGTTAAGAAGAGTTGAGACATCTAAGATCAAGTCTAACCCAACCAAGTTCTTGACCTAGAAAAATCACAAGAGGAGGACTATGGCCTGACTGCAGTTGCTCACAAAGTGCACTTATGGCATGTTGTAAATACACCAGTGCCAACGGCTAAAGAAGAGGCACACGTTGCTTCAAACATAATGACAGAGTGATCTGACATGATGGGAAACGATCAGAGCCGAAACCTCCATCCAGCCCTGACAAAATCAAGCCAGGGTGTGACCACTGTAGCGAGGAGGTTCATGGAAAGACAAGTTGTTGGAGATGGTTTTAGGCCCCAAAACGAGTTGAATTTTATATCAGATTAGgttactttgaaaaaaacacaagaattcCACCTTTCTTAAATGAAGCCAGACAAAGGCATTGGTGTATGTAGTGAGAAAATGTCTGACCCATAGCACATAAACCAGTCAATCCAAATCATTTGAGGGTCTTGTTGGAGCCGCAGCTTTCAGTGACAGGTCAATCTGTGGAGCTACCAGTCGATGATGTATCAACGATATTAAAAGAGCTCATATGAGTCATGAACCAGATGAATCAGGGAACATTATCAGTCAAAAATCCTCCAGGTATCTCCTAACACCCCTTCTGGGTTTTAAACTCCAGAATGAAGCACTGAATTGATTTATTATGGACTGACAGAAGTGTGCACATTACGCTGTTTTTCCTATAGTACGACGTAAGTGTGTTTAAAATAGACCCACTCTCCCCCGCCACACCTGTTTACCGTCTCTTTAAAGATCTATCTGGACATTATGTCCCGCTCCGTCTCACATTAGTCGCAATTCACCCTTCTTGTTCTGAACAGTTTCCACATCCCCTGCTGGGACAAGAGCTGGAACGACGCGTCTACTATGTGGCAACTTCCTCCTTTCAGAGCAGCACCAACTTTCAGCAGCATGTGTCACCAAcgggagacaaagagaggaaaggtGTAGCATCCTTGTGTAAAACTGTGTTCCAGCCGAATCGCTACCTCCAAGACTTTGTTGAATGTTGACaaattgttaatataaaaaaaaaaatgtttgaacatTGTGCACACATACAAGCTACACTGGTAACCAccctgtttgatttttttttttctatacatacaataaaaatgtacagCAAATCaacttacatttttatttaaatgttttcgcttcaataaaaataacttttcatcAGGGTTAACACTTGGTAAAGGAACACATTTAAGTTAGAATAAATCAGGTTTATCACAACATCAGCTTCcatgtgacacattttcctGTTCTGTCGTACAGTAAGTCCACGTCTTCTTCACATTGCCATTTTGGAAATACACCTAATCTAAGGCAAACCTCAGATAACACAGACGCTGAAGCGATTTCAGGTTTGTAATAAGGCATCGTTGTCAGTTGCATATATAGCTGAACACGtacagagcagcagcttcaaGGTGTTGGGGTTCTTCATCTGGGCCCCCATTTAATGTTGGTGAGGCCTTGAAACTGTTTTCTCAGGGCCTGTCTGTCCGACCACTCTGAGTCCAGGTGGCTGTCGTCATCCGCCTCCTCCAGTTTCTGAAAAGAGTTACCGGGAGAAGGTCAGAGTGGCATGCTCAGCACAAACATCAACGTGTTCTTCAGTCAGCCTTTCCtcaccttcagctcctcctgcctcctgtgGTAATacatcatcatctgtttctgctgctcctcggTGATCACCGGCTCTCTCGCTGGTGCCCCCTGCCCTTTCTGAAGGGAATGACAACAAATAACAGTCATACTCAAAACTCGTGCCAGAAAAATACTTGCCTTGGATTGGATGAAATCACTCTCACTTTTTGGATTTTAACCACGAGCTtcgtcttttcatttttgccgATGTATTCCTGTagctttttccccctctgcatTTCTTTGGCAGCCCACCAGAGCTGGCACTCGTCCTCGGCGATCACCTGCAGAGATGCCTGAGGTacggagacagatggagagggaaggagggagggagacggatCATCAGGGAAGCGGTGAAGACAACTTCACCTTCAAATATAACTAATAACGGAGAGCTGATACTTGAGACGGGTTCAGCTGTTCACCTGGGTTCCCGAGAGGTCTTCGCGGTCCTCAAACTCCATCCTGATGGGGTCGTGAGGAGGAAGCCCCATTGGATACACGATCATGACAGCACCCCTGAGCTGATCCAGGGCTTTCTTTACCATCTCCATTGTAACACAAACGTTAGCTTGAACCTG
This sequence is a window from Acanthopagrus latus isolate v.2019 chromosome 13, fAcaLat1.1, whole genome shotgun sequence. Protein-coding genes within it:
- the eva1c gene encoding protein eva-1 homolog C isoform X3 codes for the protein MRTVSRLDWSHSLFYLTLLLWTRRVSGLADFSNYLSRIITSHSVRACDGHPLRLHCPRHSTISIQSAFYGTGEATLCGADPPLRAHNNHSCSAFTALQKLLSECQSYRDCQLPVNHLLFGKDPCPGTTKYLHVDYKCKPTEHKRHVVCDGGMMILRCKPPRVLNIYAAVYGRSLGESGTCPSHLTRPPPFECLNHEAVHLVSKSCYGKQKCAVAVGNQTFRDPCFPGTRKYLSVVYSCDVEEPLSKGSKRPVNSGAMMSNSLLTYAYIREHPEMAALLFTSSVCVGLLLTLLAVSVRVTCRWSRVSRGDGRAPKSRSQTVNHHHHHHQHQQEEEEEEEEEDDEDEDDGEETESSLISATERKAIQDWEEVTYVSEAAERAERIERREMIIQEIWMNAYLNGSSC
- the eva1c gene encoding protein eva-1 homolog C isoform X2, with product MISETGDADRQPSRLEPQPLLPDSAPVDQTYYLSRIITSHSVRACDGHPLRLHCPRHSTISIQSAFYGTGEATLCGADPPLRAHNNHSCSAFTALQKLLSECQSYRDCQLPVNHLLFGKDPCPGTTKYLHVDYKCKPTEHKRHVVCDGGMMILRCKPPRVLNIYAAVYGRSLGESGTCPSHLTRPPPFECLNHEAVHLVSKSCYGKQKCAVAVGNQTFRDPCFPGTRKYLSVVYSCVPQALLKEADPRIFSSTPSPTVDTEKDVEEPLSKGSKRPVNSGAMMSNSLLTYAYIREHPEMAALLFTSSVCVGLLLTLLAVSVRVTCRWSRVSRGDGRAPKSRSQTVNHHHHHHQHQQEEEEEEEEEDDEDEDDGEETESSLISATERKAIQDWEEVTYVSEAAERAERIERREMIIQEIWMNAYLNGSSC
- the eva1c gene encoding protein eva-1 homolog C isoform X1 encodes the protein MRTVSRLDWSHSLFYLTLLLWTRRVSGLADFSNYLSRIITSHSVRACDGHPLRLHCPRHSTISIQSAFYGTGEATLCGADPPLRAHNNHSCSAFTALQKLLSECQSYRDCQLPVNHLLFGKDPCPGTTKYLHVDYKCKPTEHKRHVVCDGGMMILRCKPPRVLNIYAAVYGRSLGESGTCPSHLTRPPPFECLNHEAVHLVSKSCYGKQKCAVAVGNQTFRDPCFPGTRKYLSVVYSCVPQALLKEADPRIFSSTPSPTVDTEKDVEEPLSKGSKRPVNSGAMMSNSLLTYAYIREHPEMAALLFTSSVCVGLLLTLLAVSVRVTCRWSRVSRGDGRAPKSRSQTVNHHHHHHQHQQEEEEEEEEEDDEDEDDGEETESSLISATERKAIQDWEEVTYVSEAAERAERIERREMIIQEIWMNAYLNGSSC
- the cfap298 gene encoding cilia- and flagella-associated protein 298 isoform X2, translating into MNGKTSAYPAEGQCLRRMRSGGGMDMKQVQANVCVTMEMVKKALDQLRGAVMIVYPMGLPPHDPIRMEFEDREDLSGTQASLQVIAEDECQLWWAAKEMQRGKKLQEYIGKNEKTKLVVKIQKKGQGAPAREPVITEEQQKQMMMYYHRRQEELKKLEEADDDSHLDSEWSDRQALRKQFQGLTNIKWGPR
- the cfap298 gene encoding cilia- and flagella-associated protein 298 isoform X1; the encoded protein is MVQLHVKRGDESQFLYSTTVDAPLETVIQEVTAIYNGRLKVDRLCSEIPELADHGITLPPNMQGLTEEQMVDLRLQDEWEDKCVPSGGPVLKKDEIGRRNGHAPNDKMKEVLMRTVEEAKALISKKQVQANVCVTMEMVKKALDQLRGAVMIVYPMGLPPHDPIRMEFEDREDLSGTQASLQVIAEDECQLWWAAKEMQRGKKLQEYIGKNEKTKLVVKIQKKGQGAPAREPVITEEQQKQMMMYYHRRQEELKKLEEADDDSHLDSEWSDRQALRKQFQGLTNIKWGPR